Proteins from one Cellulosilyticum lentocellum DSM 5427 genomic window:
- a CDS encoding DNA polymerase III subunit alpha, with protein MITNFTHLHVHTEYSLLDGSAKINDLLDRVKELGMDSVAITDHGVMFGAIDFYKAAKQRDINPIIGCEVYLAARTRFDKEPVDARSYHLVLLAENNKGYQNLIKMVSSGFIEGFYRRPRIDIELLREHHEGLIALGACLAGPVSRRLLNDNYEEAKAAALTLEEIMGKGNFFLEIQDHGIKDQQKVNQLTLRLAEETGIPIVATNDVHYIKDEDANPHEVLLCIQTGKTMEDEDRMVYEGGQFYLKSPSEMAMLFPYAEEALENTNKIAQRCHVDFTFHELKLPKFDVPEGKTAETFLRERCYEGLKKRYETITPELEERLEYELGIIIQMGFVDYFLIVGDFIKYAKDHDIPVGPGRGSAAGSIVAYTLEITNIDPIKYQLLFERFLNPERVSMPDIDIDFCYERRQEVIEYVIRKYGADRVAQIVTFGTLAARAVIRDVGRAINMPYADVDKVAKMIPNELKITIKKALNMNDELRELYNTNEQIKYLLDTSMKLEGLPRHSSMHAAGVVISNKPVVEYVPLNASEGVVTTQYPMTTLEELGLLKMDFLGLRTLTVIDNAVKLVKKNHDIDIDIEKIDDHDPKVYELIASGNTEGIFQLESAGMKNFMKELAPTCLEDIIAGVSLYRPGPMDFIPKYVQGKRDANSITYTHPALEPILENTYGCIVYQEQVMQIVRDLAGYSLGRSDLLRRAMGKKKIDVMNKEREIFLYGDGDSVPGCVKNNIPAEIGNKIFDEMVDFAKYAFNKSHAAAYAVVAYQTAYLKTYYKVEFMAALMTSVMDVTTKITGYMETCKRMGIEVLSPDINEGHAYFDANGDKIIYGLAAIKNVGKNVIDRIVEERQRNGRFKSLTDFYNRMESKDTNKRSIESLILAGAFDHLGGRRSQYMAVYKQIANGINLNRKNNIQGQIDLFGLGSEEVVEDKDHLPDIPEFDSKELLNYEKEVMGIYLSGHPLDKVRGSLERYITLTSDQLAPPSEEEETEEEQIYDGKRVVVGGILIEKKVIFTKQNKKMAFLTLEDTRGVMEIVVFPNSFEQFTTFPEDSVFVIKGRISIKEETSAVILAEEMTTLEILTKPKEEESYILLELDADQRTKEVREELLHIFQNYKGKTKIIVQNSEDGAQKAFPSKYNVQICDEFVKKITNLLGKERVTIKN; from the coding sequence ATGATAACTAATTTTACCCATCTCCATGTGCATACTGAATATAGTTTATTAGATGGTTCAGCTAAAATTAATGATTTACTGGATCGTGTAAAAGAATTGGGAATGGACAGTGTTGCTATTACAGATCATGGTGTGATGTTTGGTGCAATAGATTTTTACAAAGCAGCGAAACAAAGAGACATTAACCCTATTATTGGATGTGAAGTCTACTTAGCTGCACGTACTCGTTTTGATAAAGAGCCAGTAGATGCTAGATCTTATCATTTGGTTTTACTAGCCGAGAATAATAAAGGCTATCAAAACCTCATCAAAATGGTTTCTAGTGGTTTTATAGAAGGTTTTTACAGAAGACCTCGTATAGATATAGAGCTTCTTCGTGAGCATCATGAAGGGCTTATTGCTTTGGGGGCCTGTCTTGCAGGACCAGTGAGTAGAAGATTATTAAATGATAACTATGAAGAAGCTAAAGCAGCAGCTCTTACCTTAGAAGAGATTATGGGAAAAGGTAACTTCTTTTTAGAAATACAAGACCATGGGATTAAAGATCAACAAAAAGTTAATCAGCTTACACTTCGTTTGGCTGAAGAAACAGGAATACCTATTGTAGCTACTAATGATGTGCATTATATTAAGGATGAAGATGCTAATCCACATGAAGTGCTTCTTTGTATCCAAACAGGGAAGACCATGGAAGATGAAGATCGTATGGTTTACGAAGGTGGACAGTTTTACCTGAAAAGTCCTAGTGAAATGGCTATGCTTTTTCCTTATGCAGAGGAAGCTTTAGAGAATACCAATAAGATAGCACAGCGTTGTCATGTGGACTTTACCTTCCATGAACTGAAATTACCAAAGTTTGATGTACCAGAGGGAAAGACGGCAGAAACATTTTTAAGAGAACGTTGTTATGAGGGTCTTAAAAAACGTTATGAAACCATTACCCCAGAACTTGAGGAACGCTTAGAATATGAGTTGGGCATTATTATTCAAATGGGCTTTGTCGATTATTTCCTTATTGTTGGAGATTTTATTAAATACGCAAAAGATCATGATATTCCAGTAGGACCAGGAAGAGGGTCAGCAGCTGGTAGTATTGTAGCTTATACCTTAGAGATTACCAATATCGATCCTATTAAATATCAATTGCTTTTTGAACGTTTTCTTAATCCAGAACGTGTCAGCATGCCCGATATTGATATTGACTTCTGTTATGAAAGAAGACAAGAGGTCATAGAGTATGTTATTCGTAAGTATGGAGCAGACAGAGTAGCACAAATTGTCACCTTCGGAACTTTGGCAGCAAGAGCTGTTATTAGAGATGTAGGTCGTGCCATTAATATGCCTTATGCAGATGTGGATAAAGTAGCTAAGATGATTCCTAATGAGCTTAAGATTACCATTAAAAAAGCTTTGAATATGAATGATGAGCTAAGAGAGCTATATAATACCAATGAGCAAATTAAGTATTTATTAGATACGTCTATGAAGTTAGAAGGGCTTCCGCGCCATTCTTCTATGCATGCAGCAGGAGTGGTTATCTCCAATAAACCTGTTGTAGAGTATGTACCACTTAATGCCAGCGAAGGTGTTGTAACAACTCAGTATCCTATGACGACACTAGAAGAATTAGGACTTTTAAAAATGGACTTTTTAGGTCTTCGTACTTTAACAGTTATTGATAATGCTGTTAAGTTAGTGAAAAAGAATCACGACATAGATATTGATATTGAAAAAATAGATGATCATGATCCAAAGGTTTATGAACTGATTGCTTCGGGAAATACAGAAGGTATTTTCCAGTTAGAAAGCGCTGGTATGAAGAACTTCATGAAGGAACTGGCACCTACTTGTTTAGAAGATATTATTGCTGGAGTTTCTCTGTATCGTCCAGGACCTATGGATTTTATTCCTAAATATGTACAAGGTAAGAGAGATGCTAATAGTATTACCTATACCCACCCCGCTTTAGAGCCTATTCTAGAAAACACTTATGGTTGTATTGTGTACCAAGAACAGGTTATGCAAATCGTGCGTGATTTGGCGGGGTATAGCCTAGGACGAAGTGACCTTTTAAGACGTGCTATGGGTAAAAAGAAAATTGATGTGATGAATAAAGAACGTGAAATTTTCTTATATGGTGATGGCGATAGTGTACCAGGTTGTGTCAAAAATAATATTCCAGCAGAGATTGGTAATAAGATTTTTGACGAAATGGTAGACTTTGCAAAGTATGCTTTTAATAAATCACATGCAGCGGCGTATGCTGTAGTTGCTTATCAAACAGCGTATTTGAAAACTTATTATAAAGTTGAATTTATGGCAGCGCTTATGACATCGGTTATGGATGTAACCACCAAGATTACTGGTTACATGGAGACTTGTAAGCGAATGGGTATTGAGGTACTATCACCAGATATTAATGAGGGACATGCTTATTTTGATGCCAATGGTGACAAGATTATTTATGGACTAGCTGCTATTAAAAATGTAGGCAAAAATGTGATTGATCGCATTGTAGAAGAGAGGCAGCGAAACGGCCGATTCAAAAGCTTGACAGATTTTTATAATCGTATGGAAAGTAAGGATACTAATAAACGAAGTATTGAAAGTCTTATCTTAGCGGGTGCCTTTGATCATTTAGGCGGTAGACGTAGTCAATATATGGCTGTTTACAAACAAATTGCCAATGGTATTAACTTGAATCGTAAAAACAATATTCAGGGGCAAATAGACTTATTTGGTTTGGGCAGCGAGGAAGTTGTAGAAGATAAGGATCATTTACCGGACATTCCTGAGTTTGATAGTAAAGAGCTATTAAATTATGAAAAGGAAGTCATGGGAATCTATCTCAGTGGGCATCCTTTAGATAAGGTAAGAGGCAGCTTAGAACGTTATATTACTTTAACCAGTGATCAGTTAGCACCCCCAAGTGAGGAAGAAGAAACAGAAGAAGAACAAATTTATGATGGTAAACGTGTAGTAGTAGGTGGTATTCTTATAGAGAAAAAAGTAATCTTTACAAAACAAAATAAAAAAATGGCTTTTTTAACTTTAGAGGATACTAGAGGAGTTATGGAAATAGTAGTCTTCCCTAATTCCTTCGAACAGTTTACTACTTTTCCAGAGGACAGTGTATTTGTCATAAAAGGACGTATTTCTATAAAGGAAGAAACGAGTGCGGTTATATTAGCAGAAGAGATGACTACTTTAGAAATACTCACTAAGCCTAAGGAAGAGGAGTCTTACATCCTTTTAGAACTTGATGCAGACCAAAGAACAAAAGAAGTGAGAGAGGAATTACTGCACATATTCCAAAATTATAAGGGAAAAACTAAAATTATCGTTCAAAATAGCGAGGATGGTGCACAAAAAGCTTTTCCATCTAAATATAATGTACAAATTTGTGACGAGTTTGTAAAAAAAATAACAAATTTATTAGGAAAAGAGCGTGTGACTATTAAGAATTAA
- a CDS encoding aminotransferase class I/II-fold pyridoxal phosphate-dependent enzyme, with the protein MEEKQLLEKKYADYVGQKLKLDMSRGKPASTQLDLNNDILSTLETYITEDGTDARNYGVLDGLSEAKKLFSELLNIAPANMIIGGNSSLNLMYDAMTRLFLFGTEGERPWCQLDQVKFLCPSPGYDRHFAICEDLGIEMITVPMHEDGPDMDYIESLVKEDASIKGIWCVPLYSNPQGICYSDEVVERLASMKTAAKDFRIFWDNAYGVHHIYDEVKLKDIFEAARAAGNENRVYYFFSTSKITFPGAGVALIASSLSNIAEIKKHMSIQTIGHDKLNQLRTVNYFKNAEGIRTHMKKLGNELRPKFEIVLNTLEKELAGTGLLSWTKPQGGYFVAVDTLPGCAKETVRLAKEAGVVLTGAGATFPYQNDPQDRNIRIAPTYPTVEELQKAMELFCVCVKLAGVNRLLIENQ; encoded by the coding sequence ATGGAAGAAAAGCAATTACTTGAGAAAAAATATGCAGATTATGTGGGACAAAAATTAAAGTTAGATATGTCTAGAGGGAAACCAGCTAGTACACAATTAGACCTTAATAATGATATTTTGTCTACATTAGAAACTTATATAACAGAAGATGGCACTGATGCACGTAACTACGGCGTATTAGACGGTTTGAGTGAAGCTAAAAAATTATTTTCCGAGCTCCTTAATATTGCACCAGCCAATATGATTATTGGGGGCAATTCAAGTCTTAACTTAATGTATGATGCAATGACACGTCTCTTTTTATTTGGTACAGAAGGAGAACGACCATGGTGTCAACTAGATCAGGTTAAATTCCTTTGCCCAAGTCCAGGTTATGATAGACATTTTGCTATTTGTGAAGATTTAGGTATAGAAATGATCACTGTACCTATGCATGAAGATGGTCCAGATATGGATTATATAGAATCACTTGTAAAAGAAGATGCAAGTATTAAAGGGATTTGGTGTGTGCCTCTTTACTCTAATCCACAAGGTATTTGCTACAGTGATGAAGTGGTAGAACGTCTAGCAAGTATGAAGACAGCTGCAAAAGATTTTAGAATCTTCTGGGATAATGCTTACGGTGTTCATCATATTTATGATGAAGTGAAACTAAAAGATATTTTTGAAGCCGCTCGTGCAGCAGGTAATGAAAATCGCGTTTATTATTTCTTCTCTACTTCTAAAATTACTTTTCCAGGTGCAGGCGTAGCTTTAATAGCATCTAGCTTAAGTAATATTGCAGAAATTAAAAAACATATGAGTATTCAAACGATTGGTCATGATAAACTTAATCAACTTCGTACGGTTAATTATTTTAAAAATGCAGAAGGTATTCGTACCCATATGAAGAAGTTAGGCAATGAGTTAAGACCAAAATTTGAGATTGTTTTAAATACATTAGAAAAAGAATTAGCAGGTACAGGACTTTTAAGTTGGACTAAACCACAAGGGGGGTATTTTGTGGCAGTAGATACTTTACCAGGCTGTGCAAAAGAAACCGTTAGACTTGCAAAAGAAGCAGGTGTTGTATTAACAGGTGCAGGTGCAACTTTCCCTTATCAAAATGATCCACAAGATAGAAATATTCGTATTGCACCAACTTATCCTACTGTAGAAGAATTGCAAAAAGCTATGGAGCTCTTCTGTGTATGTGTGAAATTAGCAGGTGTTAATCGATTACTTATAGAAAACCAATGA